Part of the Brassica oleracea var. oleracea cultivar TO1000 chromosome C8, BOL, whole genome shotgun sequence genome is shown below.
TTATAAACAAAAGGAAACTGAAGTGGATTATATTTTTTTAATATTTTTTATGAGAATTGCATATTATTCTATTTTTCCATTTTGATACTTTTTTTTATAAAAGATACTTAAATATAGATCGACGGTAAGCAGAGTTTAGAATTCGGAAACTAAAAATATTTCTTATAAATTTTTTCCATAGTTTTAGGAGATTCAACTTCTTTATATAACCTTAAAAGCTTCGGGATACCAATTTCAATGTTTCATGTAGTCGTGTCCAGATTCGGTCTTGACTATAAAAGATATTTATGTAAAAGCGAGTTTTTCTATAAGAAAAAATTGAGGTTCTAAACAAGTATTTCATCCCCAAGGCCGGCTTTCGTCCACTAGTAACCATTATATTCCATTTTACTTGTTTTGATTTTTGTTTTCTTCCTATGGGAGATTCTTCGTCCTCTTTTCTATTTATTTATTTCTTGTTTTGAAAATTTATGGCAAAGAAAAAATATTATATTATCATTTCTCTTTCTCTCTTCTCTTATATTATATTTTGCTAAAAAAGAAGACTGTGGAATTAGTTTTTAATAATCACAAACGATGAACCATTTACTTAAGCTAAGTGGCTTAATTTTTCTTTGCTTTCGTATATTTATTGTTTAGTGATATAATCTTTTTGCCCACTTGTTCACTTTTCTCCCCCAAAACTATGTAACTTTTCATATGTTTATTTAATGTTGGGTTAGGAATCTGTATCGTATGCACACATTGTAAATAGATGTATCTTTATGGAGCTAATACTTATTTTTTCCGCACAACATTAGTTACTATGTTACTTTTCATATAATTTATTCAATATTGGGTTCTCACAAATCTGTATCGTATGCACGCATTGTATGGTTATGGTTATGGAGAGACACAAATGTTATACGAGTTTCGCCTTTTGAGATTGGCTGCCTATCATGTGTTTGATATTTTCTCCAAGGCATAAGCTCATCTTTTCGTGTTCATTGCTTTTGTCTTGGTGCTCTCTCTGAACTGCAACCAGAGGCGTGACTACCCTTTTGATTTTGAGACATTGGCCTCGGACCCCTTCTGTAAAATTCAGCAGCGGAAGTGGAAGATGCCCAAGCACTCTTGATATTTTCAATTAGGCATCGAAACTCGTGAAGCTGATTTTCTTCTCCATCGTGCTCCTCGGAAAATGAAACTCTACTTCTGGAAATACGATCTTGTCCTCTGCAAGACTGCAACAACAAAATAGTTATCATCACAGAAATAGACCCATGACATTCAAATCTCTGTCAGAAAACAGAAAATAATATGTTCACACATAATGATAGCAATCTCATGCACAAACATGAGAAGAGGAAAGATGAACAATAGAAGATATTCAGTTTTCAATGTATATAAAAGGATGCAACAAATACCTGTGGAAGATGCAAACTTCAGCACTATATTGCAAGCGTTCATCAAATGCAGATTAATCCGAAAAATCTCAAGACAGCTGAATCTTCCTAGCCTCATCGGCTATTTCTTTCATCTCCTTGTTCACTGACTTGTGCCAAAGCTTTATCTCATCAATTGGGTGCATGTGGGCATCAAAAGAACCATGATTGGTAAGCTCTTGGTACTTTCTCTTCCCGACCTTGGATCCTTCACATGCGCACTGTGCTCTACTAGTTTCGCAAGGAAGCATGCTGCTAGAAGAATCTATACAGCACTGTTACAGAGAATCTTCTACGCGACATGAAGCCGCAGTAATCCTTCCCTGTTCAAGAGTGAAAAAAAGAAAACATCAAAAAACAATTCCAAAAGTCTTTCATCTTTTAAAGTGCCATCTTAATTCAAAAACTTACCTGCTGAAGGAGCTTCTCGTCTGGAACTATCTCACGTCTGCATCTCCTCGCTGGAGGAAGCGAGCCATGGAAGAAACACGGCAACCATATTCACAGGAATGCAGGCAGCCGGAGATGAGACAGTAACTAAGAAATAAAGGGAAACTGGATCGTAGGGTGATCAGAAAGGAGGAAGAAGATCATCTGAGGAACCCGAGTCCACGGAGGTTGAAGAGAGAATAAAGATGAGGTGAAGATCGGAGATAGAGAGGTTGAAATCCACTATACGATCCAGAGCTAACGCACCGAGCAAAAAACCAGTAAACTGAGATGAACTCATCCATAAATGTACCAGCTGTGAGAAGAGCAGTAGAATCGAGACCAGAATATGATCCATAGCAAACTCCTGCTGCGACGTCCTTTAGCACATTCTTTTCTTCGCCATAAACTGAGAGTGAGCTTCATAAACAGCCATAGTTCCTTCTTGTACCTCTTGGTACCTCTTGTGGAATGTATCACTAGCTGCAAGCAGCTTTGTATCTTGTAATTCATTTTTCACCAAAAGGGAAACCTGTGCAACCAAAACGTGTTGAGCTGCCTTCACTAGGTTGTCTCCCTTGCATTTGTTGCTTACTATGTGCTTTAGGAGAACTACGGGTAGACTCATAACCGTAATAGGCATCTTAATAGGAACTCTATGTGTGCCGATGAAGAATTCGTACTCATCAAAACTAAAATCTATCAACGATGGTTCCAGTACCGACTTTGCAAAGTTAGAATGGTGATTTATCTTGAAGACTGAACCTGTCTCTGAGAGTTTAGACTTCCACTTGTGCTTCATATATACTCCATTTCACCACGGATTAGTTGCTTCACATCGCCACCGAGGCAGCTCTATTTTGCATAATTTGATCCATAGCGAGATCCAACTTTGGAAATATCTTTATGCTTCCATTTAACAACACTTCCCAACAGAATGTAAGCTTCCTTGGAAGAAACAAAAAATGATTCCCTGCTCGAGAATAAACAGCATGGTTTGGTCAGCTCTCGGGCCAGCAAAAACTGATTTTCCTTTGTCATGAAGCAGTCTTGGGCTCAAGAACATCTCAACATCTTGCAATACAGACCACACACTAGTTTTCTCAATCACCAAGATCAGAATGTGTCTCATGCTGCCAGAGCCACTGCTTTGAATGTTCTGCAACATTAACCATAAAATCTGCAAGGTCTTGGTTTTGCAAGAACATCCAGCAGGGAACAAGTAACGGTTCTTGTGCTCCTTCTGGTCAGAAGCTAACAACTTCGTATTATACCATTTGCCTCCCACGAGCACAGCAAAGATTGACATTAGCACATTACCATCATAAACTGACCCTCTTGAACCACACTTATACTGTCGGCAATGCTTATCTCCTGGCCTTGTCAAAACCTTTTGCCTAGTATTTGTTAAATTTGCCTCGCGATAGAGAGACCACAAGAATGACTCCCAAATTCTCCAACAAAATGCTATATCTATATCCATATTTGATGGAAGATCAAAATCTTGTAAGGATGTTCCCACTTGCACTTCTAAGTAACGATATCCGAACAGCAGCAACTGCTTCTCATACTCATGAGCCAGGGGTTTCGAACTGAATCCTTGCCTCTAGATAAATACCTTAAGGCTGGACTTTTCATTCACTGTCCAATCTTGAATTTATTTTGCCAGGCTAAGTAACATCACCAAAGTCTGTACACAAGTCCGATAATTCTGGGACCAATCCCACTGAGATGCTTTAGCTGACAACCCGCCAGGCTCCCGTACACGCTCCGCATCAGAACAGTGAACGCTGTTTCTTAGTCCTTCTACAAGATGCCTTGCATCTAGTGAATTTTCCGTTACTGAACATACCATTTTCTCTGATTTTGGTTGCCCCACTTAGCTGAGACATCAACAGTAAAATCCCAACCTCCACTGTGAACTTCAGCTTCATAAGTCTCTCTAAACTTACATTTAACCATACTTTCTAGCAGAATTTAACCTTCCTTGGATTGAACAAGGTTGAATCTCACATCAGCCATAAGCTCTTTCCTCCTCTGAACTTCCCCAAGGTTTCATCACCTAATAGCTTGTTTCGAACAGGAGGTTTATGAATCTTAGCGCCAAACTCAGATGCACCAACTAGCAATCTCGGCATGTCTTGAAACTCTAAATGCAGTTCCTTATGTTGAATATGAAGTCGTCTCATCGGTCGGTCGCGTATCTGACTTTGCTGCAGAAAACCACAAGCTTTGACGTTTCTCTGTCCAGTACCACTGAGCTACTTAAGTTGGTAACCCACCTGGCTCCCATACGAGTTTCGCCTTTTGAGATTGGCTGCCTATCATGTGTTTGATATTTTCTCCAAGACATAAGCTCATCTTTTCGTGTTCATTGCTTTCGTCTTGGTGCTCTCTCTGAACTGCAACATCAACAATCTGCAAAGCTGAAGTGAAACACTCCAACGATTTGGAAAACGAATCATGCTTCATAGCAGTGTTGGTAACGGGTTCATAGGGTTCAACCAAAGTGTCTTCAAGAATGGGTTCATCATCCTTGTCAGTCACTAGAATCGTTACTCCTTTGTGCTTCAGATGATGACCAGGAATATCAACCTCTTCAGAGAACGCACACAACCTCTTTGACATCCTGTCATAGACTTCTTCACATGAAAACTTCCGGAGTAGCTTTTTGTTCTTCAACCGTGGAGCTTTAGCTACCTTAGGTGCATCCTTAACCTCTGAAATCAGTTCCAATCTCTTAGAATCTGGAGGATCATCTAAAGGATTAAATGGCTGTGGAGCAGCGATCGGGGAGATCGGCTCCGATGGGTTCGTATCTGCAGGATCCGGTGGTTTGGGTGGGAACGATGGGAACTGTGCTGCGTTCGCCGTGTCTTCGACGACGGGTAGATCTGGATTTGCCGTGGTTTTGGCCTGATGTTCATTACCCCAGCTCTTCATACAACTCCAGAAGTCTTTCATCTTTTAAAGTGCCATCTTAATTCAAAAACTTCCCTGCTGAAGGAGCTTCTCGTCTGGAACTATCTCACGTCTGCATCTCCTCGCTGGAGGAAGCGAGCCATGGAAGAAACACGGCAAGCATATTCACAAGAATGCTGCACGAGGCAGACGGAGATCAACGTGGTGGCCCCCCGCAAACTCCAAAGCAAACCTATGAAGCGATTCTAGCTCACCTATTCTAGTTCTCAGTATCTTCATTAGCTGTTTGTAGCTGAGACGGACCGTAGATGTCCCTGTTACAAACCAAAAAGAAAATTAGACCGCAAGGTTTATCTTGGGCCATTCCCTTAATTCAAACATGACATTTAAAAGCTCCATTTCATCCATCAATAGACTAAGTTCAGATTGCTTGCTCGTCTGATGTTAGTCATAAAAGTAATGTGTATTAACAACACATGAAGGAACAGAAAGACTGAAATGAAAACTGATAAGGTCTTAGAAGACTAATCATGTAAAGGAGACTATCCCGATTATGGAAGCACAAAAATGATTCACCATATTAAGGGTCAAAGCACAACCTGATTGAGCACGAAGTTAAAAAAGTTGGCTCCTGTGCCAGCACATGCAAATTTTTGCATAGTGGAGTGGAGACAATGAACTGACCTTGCAAAGCTTGCTCCCTGTATAAAAGAAGAATATGGGAGTGTGGGTGATGGCTCTAAAACTCCTTAAACACCCGAATCATTCAGGGTAGGAAAAATATTTTTTACCTGTCCTTAAAAAGATCCAACGTATTCTGATTTCGTTGTTTGATCTCAACGACCTCCTTAGTATTTTCTTCCATCTGAATCAAATAAAAACAACATGATGTGAATCTTCAACAGTTATAATTTACAAGATCACAAAACAGCATTTCTATTTGGCTCGGTGTGTTAGTTGGGTTAAGCATTCAAGGAAGCTAAGATTAACTGAAAACAGTAGCATTAGTTTAGAAAAAAACAAAAGCTGACCTGCTGCTCAAGCTGTCGGTTCCGTTCTTCTAGTCTCCTTATTGTGGACTGATGATTTTTCAGATGAGTCGCTTCTGCCCTAAATTCCTCAAGTTCAACTTTCATGTTTCGATTCTCAGGCTCCACTTCAGATAATTTACGCTCTTGCTCCTGTAATTACAACAACGGAAGCAAGAGCAGGAAACGGATCTGGTGCTTCATAGAGTTTCTGATAGATGTTAAGGAACCTTGGCCCTCTTGGTAATTTATCTACTTCTTCCCGATAACCCTTGAGCAAATAAACCAATGCTTTTTTTTTTTTTTTTTTTTTTTTTTGAAGTCTATTACCAAGATAAACCATATAGTATGTTAATAGAATGTCATAAACAGATGAACAGCAAGGAAACACATAACCAGCTATCCATCTGAAACTTGTTTCCATGCAATCAAGTGAAACTTTCTCAATCCCATCACATTAAGCTATCATTGCCTTCTCCGGAACATCTAAAAGCACATCTCTAGTTTGATTCAGTCGTACTAACTTAAATGGAATCTAAGTTAAACCTAAAAACGAATTTCTCTCACCACAACAAGCTACCAGCCTACCACCGAGGAGTCGAAGCAAGCAAGCGAATAGATAGCTCGATATATGAATCTGAAGCAAACCTTTCCAAAAACTGGTGACGACAGGAATGGGAGAGGAGGAAGAAGAAGATGGAGGAGAAATCTCTTCGCGTCCTCCGAGAACGAATTCGCCACATGCGGACA
Proteins encoded:
- the LOC106311601 gene encoding uncharacterized protein LOC106311601, producing MKDFWSCMKSWGNEHQAKTTANPDLPVVEDTANAAQFPSFPPKPPDPADTNPSEPISPIAAPQPFNPLDDPPDSKRLELISEVKDAPKVAKAPRLKNKKLLRKFSCEEVYDRMSKRLCAFSEEVDIPGHHLKHKGVTILVTDKDDEPILEDTLVEPYEPVTNTAMKHDSFSKSLECFTSALQIVDVAVQREHQDESNEHEKMSLCLGENIKHMIGSQSQKAKLVWEPGGLPT